The following DNA comes from Nocardioides sp. JQ2195.
GGCGTTGTCGGCGACGGTGTCGGCGAAGGAGATGTCCCAGTCGGTGACCCGGCTGTCGACGATCTCGAGGGCGGCGACGACCTGGCCGATCGCGCCCCTGATCTGTGCCTCGTCGAGCGGGCCCTCGGCCAGGTCCTGCTCCAGCACGAAGGCCACCTCGGCCTCGACCTTGGCCTGGATCAACCGGCCGGCCGGGATCTCGGCGCCGTCCGCACCGTCCACGTCGGAGAAGGCCATGTCGTCGAAGAGCACGCCGAAGTCGGGCTGGTCGACCCCGAGCTGGGTCTGCACGGCCTCGGAGGTGGCGCCGATCTTGCGGCCCACGATCCTTGCCCCGCGCTCGGTCTTCGCCGCGTTGAGCTGCTCCTGGACCTGGTAGGCCGCGGCGACGTCGTCGCGACCGATCAGGTCGCGGACCGGTGCGCAGGCCACGCCGTCGAAGTGCGCTGCGATCAGTCGGTCGGCCGCCTCCTTGACGGTCTCCGCGGACACCTCGGTCGTCGGGACCTCGCCGGTCTCGGCGGGGACGGTGTAGGGGCTGCTCATGCTGCGACTCGCTGACTCTAGGGAACTGTCAGGGTGAACTCTGCGCTGTCCCACCGGGATCGGCCACTGGAACGTCTCGCTGAGCGGTACGCTTTGCTGGGAGGTTTTTCACGGCGATGGTGGACCAGGTCGATCTCGACACCGTGCTCGGCAAGGCGGTGACGATCCTGCGTGCGTTCCGGGCCGACGACCAGGCCCTGCCGCTGGCCGAGCTGGTGCGACGGACGGGCCTGCACAAGGCCACCGTGCACCGGTTGGCCGGCGAGCTGGTCAGCGTCCGACTGCTCGACCGCGTCGAGCGTGGCTACCGGCTCAGTGGAGGACTCTTCGAGCTCGGCATGCGGGCGTCGGTCGAGCGGAGCCTGATCGAGGTCGCGATGCCGTTCCTCCAGGACCTCTACGAGCGCACGCACGAGACCGTGCACCTCGGCATCCATGAGGGACACGAGGTCGTCTACGTCGTGAAGATCGGTGGGCACCGGCAGGCCAGTGCGCCCTCGCGCCCGGGGGGTCGGATGCCGTTGCACTGCACGGCCATCGGCAAGGCCCTGCTGGCCTGGGCAGGCGACGACTTCCGCCAGGAGGTGCTCTCCGGCCCGTTGCCACGGCGTACGCCGCGCACCGTGGTGGCGCCCGGCCTGTTGCGGCGCCAGCTGACCGCCGTCGTGGAGCGTGGTGTCGCCTTCGAGCACGAGGAGTCCGCCGTCGGGTTGGCGTGTGTGGCTGCGCCGGTGCTGGACAGCCACGACCAGCCGCTCGCGGCGGTCAGCATCACCGGGCCGGTGACCAGGTTCCGGCCCGAGGCGCACGCCGACGAGGTGCGCGCCGCGGCCGCGGGTATCGCCGCGACGATCGCGCGTCGGCAGGCTCTCGCGTAGCGGACACCCGGCAGGCTCGGGATGTCCTGGCGGCACGACAGGGGACGTCTCGTTGCGACGCACCGCGGCGCGGCGGTGTGCCTGTCGGACCGATCGGTGCGTCAGAGAGAGGCCCTGATGTCCTCGGCGATGATCCAGCCCATCCCGAAGGCTGACAGGAGCCCGTTGCCCGAGCTGTAGCCGTCGGACGACGGCCCGGCCAGGCCGCACGCGGTGCCGCCTCCTGCGTACAGCCCCGGGATGGGTCGGTCGCGTGCATCCAGGACCCGGCCCCGGAGGTCGATGACGACACCGCCCTGGGTGGCCAGCACGCCGTGGGTGACGCGGGCCAGGTGGAAGGGAGCCTCGAGTCGGCGGCGACCCGGGACCGGTTCGAGCGCCGCTCGGGCGACGGGCACCGTCACCCGCAGCCCACGGGCCAGGTCGGTCAGCGACGCTGCGTCGCTGATGGCACCGGAGTCGAGGCAGTCACGCATCATCTCCGACTCGCGGGTGGCGGCCATGGCGGTGGCGTCCCACACCATCGTGGCCCGCTCACCCGGCAGCTGCTGCAGGATCCCGGCCATGGACGAGTAGCCGTGCGCCTCCTCGTCGACGAATCGGTCACCGTCGTCGTTGACCAGCACTGCGCCGTTGAACGGGAGCGCGGGAGAGACCCGGGTGCCGTGACCGACGACGACCAGTCCCGAGCGCAGGGCGGCGCCCATGTTGCGCAGTTGCGCGCCGATCGGGAGCACCCAGGCGAGGGCGTCACCGGTCGCGGTGGCGACGCCGCCGTTGTGCGGTTCACCCAGGTGGCCCAGGTGTTCCTTCATCAGGATCGGGTCCTGGGCGAACCCGTCGGTGGCCAGGACCACGCGGTCGGCGCCGACCCGTTGGGTGCTGCCGTTCTGACGAACCTCGACCCCGACCACTCGGTTGCCGTCGAGCAGCAACCCCTGCACGGGTGCCTCGTCGACGAACGCGACGTTGGGCAGGCCGGCGAGCAGGCCGCGCAGGTGCTTGACCAACCGCCCGCCGCCACGTCGTCCGGTGTCGGTGTGCAGGCGTGGCACCGACATCCCGGCGCGCGGCATGTCGCTGCCGATCTCGATCGGGTAGCCGGAGTCGGCGATCCACTCGACCATCGTGGGAGCGACCCGGCACAGGGCCTCGACCACGGGACGCCACTCCTCGTCACCACTGGCGGCCAGGATGTCATCGGCGTGCTGCTGGGGCAAGTCATCGATCCCGGCAGCCACTTGGAAGCGGGTTCCCCCGGCGGCCAACGAACCGCTCGAGATGGCGGCGTTGCAGCCCTCACGGGTGGACTTCTCGAAGACCGCGACGACGAGGTCGGGGTCCTGTGCGAGCCGCAGCGCGGTCATCATCCCGCAGGCTCCACCGCCGGCCACCGCGACATCCACCTCGAGGTCGAAGGCAGTCACCCCAACCCCTGCGGAATGCCGTAGAACGAGCGAGCCGCATCGACCAAAGGGCGTTCGGGTCGGGAGCCGAAGAAGCCGACCCGTGAGGGATGCAGGCCAGTGGCCGCGAACTGCGCCGCCCGCAGCTCGGCGACCCGCACGCACGTGCCCAAGGAGTCCAGCACCGGGACATCGTCGACCCGGGACACTCCCTGGTCGGCGAGGAACACGTTGAGCGGGCCCTCACCGGGCACGACCACCGTGGCGCCATCGGCGATGGCCCGGCGGGCCGCCGTCCGGAAGGCGTCCAGCAGGGGCTCCGGATCGTCGTACGCCGCCATCACGTCGGTGAACGCAGCGTCGACCTGCGTGATGGGCCCGACCAGCGCGTCCAGCCGGTAGTTGCGCAGGTTGCGTCGGAGCTGGGGCTCGAGGGCGGCGATGAAGTTGACGATGCCGACGCAGTCGCCGAGCTGCGCGGCCATCAGCACCGACGTCTGCCCGAAGGTCACCACCGGGATGTCGACCAGGGTGCGCACCTCCTCGAACGCAGTGTCGGGGATCGTCGCGATCAGGAACGCGTCGTACCCCTCGTCCTGCGCACGCAGGGCGGCCTGGACGAACTGCTCCTTGTGCAGCCCGGCGAGGTAGGCGTGACCGATGTGCGTCCCCGGATAGTCGGAGGGATAGGTACCGGGCTGCATCCCGTGCAGGTCGACCTTGGTGCCCGGCGCCGCCTGGGCGGCCAGGTGACGCGCCAGCGCGTCGCGGTAGTGCGGCACGTCGTCGAGGACGGTGAAGCTCTGGTGCCAGATCCGCATGTCAGGCCCCCGCCCCGGCGAGCTGCGACCCGGCCGCCGCAGCTGCGCCTGCCCCGGCGATGCGGCCGAACGTGGCGCCACGCAGCACCGACGTCGATCCGGTGTAGTTGGAGTAGTACAGTCCGAGAACCTGGTCGAGCTCGCGAAGGGTTGCGACGTCCTGGTGCACGAGGTCATCGACGAGGACTGGGTGGCCGAGAGCATCAACGCGCTTCCGGCTCCTCCGGAGGTGAAGGAGGCCTACTTCAACCACATGATCGGCGCGCACACCACGATCGAGCAGGTCGGCGACGTCGCGGAGCGGGCCGGGGCGGCGACCTTGGTGCTCAACCACTTCGTCCCGGGAGAGCCGGAGCGTCCGCGGTGGCGCAGGGCGTCGCGCGGGTTCAGCGGCCGACTCGTCGTGGGAGAGGACGGGATGGACATCGGAGTCCGCCGGTGAGGACCAGCCTCGTGGCAGGCCGCCACTAGTCTGCGCACATGACCTGGCAGCCGAAACTGGTGGCGTTGGACGTGGACGGGTGCCTGCTGGAGTGGGAGCCGGGGACCGACAAGTCATCCGAGTTCGTCGCTCCCGCGGTTCGCGAGGCGGTTGCCCGCGTCGTGCGCACCGGCGTACCCGTCGTGCTCGCGTCGGGGCGCTCGCCGCTCGGGTTGGTGGACGTGGCTCGCCTCGTGGACCTGCCGGAGCCCGGGTGGGTGGTCGGCTCCAACGGCGCGGTGGTCGCGCGCACCGGGCCGCTGGCGGTGGTGCAGGCAACGACCTTCGACGCGCGGCCGGCGGTCGAGGCGGTGCTGGCGCGGTTCCCTGACGCGATGGTCGCGGTCGAGGAGCCGGGGCTGGACTACCGGGTCAGCCGGGAGTTCCCGCGCGGGGAGCTGTCCGGAGGGTCGGTGGTGACGGCGCCCTCAGCTCTCGGTGCTCGGCCGGCCTGCCGGGTGATGGTCCGGCAGCCGGAGGACGACTCCTCGTCGCAGGACCTGCACGTCCTCGCCGCCGATCTGGGGCTGACCGGCACCGACTACGTGGCGAACCTGACCAGCTGGCTCGACATCTCTCCCGCCGGGATCTCGAAGGCCTCCGCGTTGGCACACGTCGCGTCGAGCCTGGGCGTCGCGGCGGTCGACGTGCTCGCCATCGGCGACGGGCGCAACGACATCGAGATGCTGCGGTGGGCCGGTCGCGGTGTGGCGATGGGTCAGGCGGTCCAGGACGTGCACGACGCCGCGGACGCCTCGACGCTCGGCGTGGGGGAGGACGGTGTGGCGGTGGAGCTGGCCCGCTGGTTCTGATCCGACCCCCCGCCCCCGGTTCGGCCACCGTCGGCCAGGGCCGACGACCGAGTCAGTAGGGTGACAGCGTGATCGATGACTGGGCCACCCGGCGGACGTATCGCTGGTGCGACTGGTCGCTGGCCGACCTGATGGCGGCCAAGGCTGCGACCAAGGTCAGCCTGGTGATGCCGGCCCGCAACGAGGCAGCCACCGTCGGCGAGCAGGTCACCCGGATCCGCGCAGCGCTGGTGGACACCGTCGAGCTGCTCGACGAGATCGTGGTGATCGACTCCGACTCCACCGACGACACTGCCTCGATCGCCAGCGACGCGGGAGCCGTCGTGCACCGCGCCGCCGACATCCGGCCCGACCTCGGCTGGCGCTCCGGCAAGGGCGAGGCGATGTGGAAGTCGCAGTTCGTCACCTCCGGAGACGTCATCGTCTTCATGGACGCCGACCTGCTCGAGTGGGACACGCACTTCGTGCCGGGGCTGCTCGGCCCACTGCTCACCGAGCCCGACGTCACGCTGGTCAAGGGCTTCTACGAGCGCCCCATGCTCGAGGGTCCGTCCGCGTCGTCCTACGACGGCGGCAGGGTCACCGAGCTCGTCGCCCGCCCCCTGATCGCGCTGCTGTTCCCCGAGCTGCGCGGGCTGGTCCAGCCGCTCGCCGGCGAGTGGGCGGTACGCCGCGACTGGTTCGCGCAGCTCTCCGTGCCGACCGGCTACGCCGTCGAGCTGGCCGCCCTCATCGACACCCTGCGCGGTCCGGGTCCCGACGCGATCGCCCAGGTCGACCTCGGTCGCCGCGCGCACAGCCACCAGGCACTGCTGGACCTCGGCGCGATGGCCACCCAGATCCTCGCCGCCGTGCAGGCTCGTGTGGGCCTGCCAGCCGAAGGCTCGGTCGACCTGCAACAGTTCGTGCCCGGCACCGACGGCGTTGCTCCGAGGACGCGCTCGGTCGACACCGTCGAGCGCCCACCCCTTGCCTCACTCGACCCGACCGGGGAGTCAGCATGACCCTCAAGCTGGGACGCCAGTCGTTCTCCGACGACACCTCGCTGATGATGGCGATCGTCAACCGCACGCCCGACTCCTTCTACGACAAGGGCGCCACCTGGGCCGAGGACCGCGCCTTCGACCGCGTGGCGCAGGTCGTCGACGAAGGCGCTGAGATCGTCGACATCGGCGGCATCAAGGCCGCTCCGGGAGTCGAGATCGACGCTGCCGAGGAGATCAGCCGGGTCGGGTCCTTCGTCGGACGCGTGCGCTCGGCCCACCCCTCGCTGGTGATCTCGGTCGACACCTGGCGTGCCGAGGTGGGCCGCGCGGTCTGCAGCGAGGGCGCCGACCTGCTCAACGACGCCTGGGGTGGCGCCGATCCCGGGCTGGTCGACGTGGCCGCCGAGTTCGACGCCGCAATCATCTGCACCCACACCGGCGGCGTCACCCCACGCACCCGCCCGCACCGCATCGAGTACGCCGACGTGGTCGCGTCCGCGGTCGCCGACACCACGGCGTACGCCGAACGGGCGCTGGCCGCCGGAGTTGCCCGCGAGTCGATCGTGATCGACCCGGCCCACGACTTCGGCAAGAACACCTTCCACTCCCTCGAGGTGACCCGGCGGCTGTCGGAGATGGTCGACACCGGATGGCCCGTGCTGGTCTCGCTGTCGAACAAGGACTTCGTCGGTGAGTCCCTCGACCTGCCCGTGGGTGAACGCCTGATCGGCACGCTCGCCGCGACCGCCTTCTGTGCCCAGGCCGGCGCCCGCATCTATCGCGTGCACGAGGTCGTCGAGACCCGGCAGGTGGTCGACATGGTCGCCACGATCATGGGGTCTCGCCTGCCCGCCCGGGTGACGCGGGGATTGGCATGACGTCCTGGAACGCGGTCGTCGTCCCGTCCACACCGTTGATGATCTCGCGGCTGGGGGTTCGTCCCGACCCAGATCCCGGCCCAGATCCCGGCCCTGCGCCCGGCGCTGCCCCGCCCGGGCCCCCGCCAGCTCCCGCAGAGACCGGGTCGCCAGCGTCGTCCGGCGACGCGGTCCCGGCTTCCTCGCCCCGATCTGCTGGGACGGCGGACCCACTGGGCGAGGTCCGCGCCCTCGCGATGGATGCCGTGCACTGGCTGGTCGCCACCTCTCCTTCGCGCGTCGTCGTGCTCACCGCGCCTGCCGACCCGGCCAACGTCGCCCGCGGAGTCACGTCGCCGCTGGGGGAGCGGGTGGCCCGGGCGTTGCTGTCGGCCGCAGGCTTCGCCGGTGTCGTCGTCGTACCGGAGCTCGGGTCGCCGTCCGCCGGGTCGCCGTCCGCCGGGTCGCCGTCCGCCGGTTCGCCGGACGCCGGGTCGCCGTCCGCCGGTTCGCCGCCCGTGCCTGAGTCGCTCGAGCTGCTCGCGGGTGACGCAGTCCTCGTGGTCGGCGACGGGTCCGCCCGCCGGGGGGAGAAGGCCCCCGGCCACCTCGACGAGCGGGCCTTCGACTTCGACTCGTCGATCGAGAAGGCACTCGGGTCCTGCTCTGCGGCCGCGTTGGCGGACCTCTCAACGGTGCTGGGCGAGGAGCTGCTGGCTGCCGGCGTCCCGGCCTTCCGCGTCCTCGGCTCCCTGCCCGGGGCCTCGGCGCACTCCGGCGTCGTGGACTACTCCGGCGACCCGCTCGGTGTGCAGTACTGGATTGCGAGGTGGACATGCGTGCCCTGATCCCCGGTCGCGAGACGGACACGGGACGACCCGTTCGACCGGCGACGGACGTCTCGTCGGACGGACGGGCCGCAGTCACGACCGCCTCCGACCTCACCGACGACCAGCTCACCGAGCTGTACGCCGCCCCGAGGAGGCCGTGGTTGCGGGTGAACTTCGTCAGCACCGTGGACGGCGCCGCCACCGGCGCGGACGGCCGCAGCGGATCGATCAACAACCCGGCGGACAAGCGGGTCTTCCACCTGCTGCGCAGGCTGTGCGACGTGGTGGTCGTCGGAGCCGGGACCGCACGTGCCGAGGGTTACAAGCCGGGGCGTACGCCGATCTGCGTGGTCAGCCTCAGCGGGTCGGTGCCGGAGACTCTTCGAGGTGCGGCTCCCGGGCGGGTGCTGATGGCAACCGTCTCCTCGGCGCGGGGACTGGCCGAGGCGCGCTCGTTGCTGGGCGAGGAGAACGTGATGGAGCTGGGCGCGGACCAGGTCGACCTCGAGGCGCTGAAGTCCGAGCTGTCCGGCCGCGGGTTCGACGACCAGCTCTCCGAGGGCGGGCCGCACCTGTTCGACGGCATGCTCGCAGCCGGTGTGGTCGACGAGCTGTGCGACACCCAGGTGCCGCTGATGGTCGGTGGCACGCACACGCGGATGACCGCGGGACTGCCCCTCGACGTCCGTCTCTCGTTGGAGACCCTGCTCGAGGAGAACGGCACCCTGCTCGCTCGCTGGTTCGTCTGAGCCACCGGGCTGTGGTCTCGACGAGCGGCCTGGTTCCTTGGTCTGCTCGACCACCGGAGAGTCATTGTGTGGGTCCTGACCTGTCTGGTGAGTCAAGACCCACACAATGATTGAACCCGCCTGCCAGCCCGCGTGCGTCGAGCGGACGTGTGCGCATCTGGCTGCACGCCTGCCGTCCACCAGTTGCTTCGGCAACAGGACGGCGTGATCAGCCGCCGGCAGGCGCTCGCCTCAGCGACTGGTCGTTGAGCTCGACGGAAGGCTCTTCCACGACACGGCGATCCAGCGTGACATCGACCTCGAGCGCGACCTCGATGTGGCCGCCGACAATCGCGACAGCGTGCGCCTGGGGTGGGGGCAGTGCGTGCAGCGTCCGTGCTCGACCACCGGAGAGTCATTGTGTGGGTCCTGACCTGCCTGATGAGTCAAGACCCACACGATGAAGTGGGAGCCGCCGGAGATGCGCGAGACCCCCGCGGCCCTGAGCGGGCGGCGGGGGTCTCGACGGTCTCGACGCAGGTCGCGCAGCGACCTGCTCGACGACGAACTAGCTGCCGGAGTTGATCATTCCGGCGCCGACGGTGACGCCGGTGGCCTCGTCGATCAGGATGAACGAGCCCGTGGTGCGGTTCTTCGAGTAGGGGTCGCACAGCAGTGGCACCGTGGTGCGCAGCTGGACGCGGCCGATCTCGTTGACCCCGAGCTCCTTCGTCTCCTGGTCGCGGTGCAGGGTGTTGATGTCCAGGCGGTACTGGATGTCCTTGACCAGGGCACGACCGGTGCGGGTGGTGTGCTTGATGGCGAGCTTCTGGCGCGGGCGCAGCGGCTCGTTGGTCATCCAGCAGACCATCGCGTCGATGTCCTGGCTCGGCTTCGGCGCGTTGTTCACCCGGGCGATCATGTCGCCACGCGAGACGTCGACGTCGTCCTCGAGCCGCACGGTGACCGACATCGGCGGGAACGCCTGGTCGATCTCGTTGTCGAAGAGGTCGATGCCGGCGATCTTCGACGTCATGCCCGAGGGAAGCGCGACGACCTCGTCGCCCTTCTTCAGCACGCCACCGGCGACCATGCCGGCGTACCCGCGGTAGTCGTGGAAGTCGTCGGACTTGGGTCGGACGACGTACTGCACGGGGAAGCGGACGTCGACCAGGTCGCGGTCGGAGGCGACGTGGACGTGCTCGAGGTGGTGCATGAGCGTGGGGCCCTTGTACCAGTCCATGTTCTCGGAGCGGGTGACCACGTTGTCGCCCTGCAACGCCGAGATCGGGATGATCTCGAGGTCGGGGATCGCCAGCTTGGTCGCGAAGGAGGTGAACTCCTGGTGGATCTTGCTGTAGACCTCCTCGTCGAAGTCGACGAGGTCCATCTTGTTCACCGCGAGCACGAGGTGCGGCACCCGCAGCAGCGACAGGATCACCGCGTGGCGGCGCGACTGCTCGGTCAGGCCCTGACGGGCGTCGACCAGCACCAGGCCCAGGTCAGCGGTGGAGGCACCGGTGACCATGTTGCGGGTGTACTGAACGTGGCCCGGGGTGTCGGCGATGATGAACTTGCGGTTCGGCGTCGCGAAGTAGCGGTAGGCGACATCGATGGTGATGCCCTGCTCCCGCTCCGAACGCAGACCGTCGGTCAGTAGCGCCAGGTCGGTGTAGTCGTAGCCCTTGGACTGCGACGTCGACTCGACGGCCTCGAGCTGGTCCTCGAAGATCGACTTCGAGTCCAGCAGCAGGCGACCGATCAGCGTCGACTTGCCGTCGTCGACGGAACCGGCCGTCGCGAAGCGCAGGAGGTCCATGTCGGGGTTGATCGCGGGCTGGTTGGTCTCGGGGGACTGGGTCGCCTCGTTGGCCATCAGAAGTAGCCTTCCTTCTTGCGGTCTTCCATGGCTGCTTCGGAGAAGCGGTCGTCGCCACGGGTGGCACCACGCTCGGTGACCTTGGCGATGGCGACCTCCTCGATGATCTCCTCGATGGTCGAGGCGGTCGACTCGACGCAACCGGTGAGCGTGATGTCACCACAGGTGCGGAAGCGGACGACGCGTTCCTCGACGACCTCGCCCTCACGGGTGGGGTTCAGCGGGGTCTCCGACAGCAGCATGCCGTCGCGCTCGAAGACCCGGCGCTTGTGGGAGAAGTAGATCTCGGGGATCTCGATGCCCTCGCGACCGATGTAGTCCCAGATGTCCAGCTCGGTCCAGTTGGAGATCGGGAAGATCCGCATGTGCTCGCCCGGGTGGATGCGACCGTTGTAGAGGCTCCACAGCTCGGGGCGCTGCATCTTGGGGTCCCACTGGCCGAACTCGTCACGGTGGGAGTAGACGCGCTCCTTGGCGCGGGCCTTCTCCTCGTCGCGACGACCACCACCGAAGGCGGCGGTGAAGCCGTTCTCCTCGATCGCGTTGATCAAGGTCGGTGTCTGCAACCGGTTGCGGGTGGTCTTGCCGTCGTCGACCACGATGCCGCGCGCGATGGCGTCATCGATGCTCGCCACGATCAGCTTGACGCCGAGGCGCTCGACCCAACGGGCGCGGGTCTCACCGACCTCGTCGAAGTCCTGTCCGTTGTCGATCTGCATGATCGGGAACGGGATCTTCGCGGGATAGAACGCCTTCTCCGCCAGACGGAGCATGACGATCGAGTCCTTGCCGCCGGAGAACATCAGCACCGGCTTCTCGAACTCCGAGGCAACCTCTCGGAAGATGTGGATCGACTCCGCCTCCAACTGGTCGAGCTGACTCAGTTGATAGTCGGCGTGAGTCGCGGCCTTGACCGGCTCTACCATTTGTTTGGGACCTCTCCTCTTGGACAGCAGCCGTCATCGTATCGGGCGACCGCTCGTGAGTCTCGTTCAGTCGTTGCTTTGGTGCTTGTCAGCGTGGTGCGTGACACGCCACGCCCCCGAGTTGTTGTCGAAGGCGGGTAGCCCGCGGGTCTGGCGGACGAAGCCCCAGGCGAGCGGACCGAGCAGCAGGAACGCCGCGCCCAGCATGCCGATGATCTCCGGTGCGACGCCGAGGAGCTTGAGCCCGGTGAGGCTGAGGACGATCACGATGCCGCGTCGGATCACCGACTGGCTGACCCAGTTGGCCATCCGGGCGCCGAGGAAGGTGCCGGGGATGCCGCCGATCACCAGCGGGATCAGCACCTCCCAGTCGACGCCGCTGACGATGACGTGGCCGATGGCTGCCGCGAGCACCAGCGGAACCGCCTGGACCAGGTCGGTGCCGACCAGCTTCACCGCCGAGAGGGTGGGGTAGAGCAGCAGCAGGGCGACCATGATCAGCGAGCCCGACCCGACCGAGGTCACGCCGACGAGCAGTCCGCCGACCATCCCCACCAGCAGCGTCGGGATCGGTCGGACGACCATCTCGCTCCTGGGCGCCTCGTTGCCACCGGTCACCTGGCGCAGCTGGATGTACATCCGGAACGTGTAGGTCGCCGCCGTGAAGAGGAGCGCGCAGCCGATCGCGGTCCTGACGAAGTCCTCCTGCTCCTTGGCCGCGCCGAAGTGGTCGATGACGAAGGCGCCGGCGAAGGCAAAGGGGACGCTTCCGGCGATGAGGTACGCCGCCAGCTTGAGGTTGGGCGAGCCGCTGCGCCAGTGCACCCCGGCGCCGACGGACTTGGTGATGCTCGCGCTGACCAGGTCGTTGGCCACGGCGGCGGTCGGGTTGATGCCGAGGAAGATCAGCGCCGGTGTCATCAGGGCGCCACCGCCCATGCCGGTCAGCCCCACGACGATGCCGACCCCGAAGGACACGCACAGCACGGCGAGTGCGGCCGTGGTGAAGATGTCGGGCATGGATGAAGTCCCTTAAGTCGAGTGAATCACTAGGTATACGCGATGAGCAGGGTAATGGGTGGGTCCGATCATGCCGCAATCCGGTGCCCTGACCCCGCAGCCGAGTGCCGGGGGTGGGATGTCGTCGGCGACGTGCCGAGGATTCCGTGCGGGGGCGGAGGAAGAGCTCGAGCGGTTGGCCGGCGCGAAGGGGCTCGCGGCTCAGACGTCGAGCAGGCCCTCGTCGCGGAGCACCGCGAGCACGTCGTCGAGTGC
Coding sequences within:
- a CDS encoding fumarylacetoacetate hydrolase family protein, which translates into the protein MSSPYTVPAETGEVPTTEVSAETVKEAADRLIAAHFDGVACAPVRDLIGRDDVAAAYQVQEQLNAAKTERGARIVGRKIGATSEAVQTQLGVDQPDFGVLFDDMAFSDVDGADGAEIPAGRLIQAKVEAEVAFVLEQDLAEGPLDEAQIRGAIGQVVAALEIVDSRVTDWDISFADTVADNASSGLYVLGGEAKSLDEVNPLDVTMSMTINGDEVSTGDGAACLGDPLNAVAWLAHQARTFGEPLRKGQVILSGALGPMRPVSPGDVVTATITGLGTVTARFAQPSTDATSTDQENNS
- a CDS encoding aspartate/glutamate racemase family protein, with translation MRIWHQSFTVLDDVPHYRDALARHLAAQAAPGTKVDLHGMQPGTYPSDYPGTHIGHAYLAGLHKEQFVQAALRAQDEGYDAFLIATIPDTAFEEVRTLVDIPVVTFGQTSVLMAAQLGDCVGIVNFIAALEPQLRRNLRNYRLDALVGPITQVDAAFTDVMAAYDDPEPLLDAFRTAARRAIADGATVVVPGEGPLNVFLADQGVSRVDDVPVLDSLGTCVRVAELRAAQFAATGLHPSRVGFFGSRPERPLVDAARSFYGIPQGLG
- a CDS encoding dihydrofolate reductase family protein, producing the protein MRALIPGRETDTGRPVRPATDVSSDGRAAVTTASDLTDDQLTELYAAPRRPWLRVNFVSTVDGAATGADGRSGSINNPADKRVFHLLRRLCDVVVVGAGTARAEGYKPGRTPICVVSLSGSVPETLRGAAPGRVLMATVSSARGLAEARSLLGEENVMELGADQVDLEALKSELSGRGFDDQLSEGGPHLFDGMLAAGVVDELCDTQVPLMVGGTHTRMTAGLPLDVRLSLETLLEENGTLLARWFV
- the folP gene encoding dihydropteroate synthase, with translation MTLKLGRQSFSDDTSLMMAIVNRTPDSFYDKGATWAEDRAFDRVAQVVDEGAEIVDIGGIKAAPGVEIDAAEEISRVGSFVGRVRSAHPSLVISVDTWRAEVGRAVCSEGADLLNDAWGGADPGLVDVAAEFDAAIICTHTGGVTPRTRPHRIEYADVVASAVADTTAYAERALAAGVARESIVIDPAHDFGKNTFHSLEVTRRLSEMVDTGWPVLVSLSNKDFVGESLDLPVGERLIGTLAATAFCAQAGARIYRVHEVVETRQVVDMVATIMGSRLPARVTRGLA
- a CDS encoding FAD-binding protein, which translates into the protein MTAFDLEVDVAVAGGGACGMMTALRLAQDPDLVVAVFEKSTREGCNAAISSGSLAAGGTRFQVAAGIDDLPQQHADDILAASGDEEWRPVVEALCRVAPTMVEWIADSGYPIEIGSDMPRAGMSVPRLHTDTGRRGGGRLVKHLRGLLAGLPNVAFVDEAPVQGLLLDGNRVVGVEVRQNGSTQRVGADRVVLATDGFAQDPILMKEHLGHLGEPHNGGVATATGDALAWVLPIGAQLRNMGAALRSGLVVVGHGTRVSPALPFNGAVLVNDDGDRFVDEEAHGYSSMAGILQQLPGERATMVWDATAMAATRESEMMRDCLDSGAISDAASLTDLARGLRVTVPVARAALEPVPGRRRLEAPFHLARVTHGVLATQGGVVIDLRGRVLDARDRPIPGLYAGGGTACGLAGPSSDGYSSGNGLLSAFGMGWIIAEDIRASL
- the cysN gene encoding sulfate adenylyltransferase subunit CysN — protein: MANEATQSPETNQPAINPDMDLLRFATAGSVDDGKSTLIGRLLLDSKSIFEDQLEAVESTSQSKGYDYTDLALLTDGLRSEREQGITIDVAYRYFATPNRKFIIADTPGHVQYTRNMVTGASTADLGLVLVDARQGLTEQSRRHAVILSLLRVPHLVLAVNKMDLVDFDEEVYSKIHQEFTSFATKLAIPDLEIIPISALQGDNVVTRSENMDWYKGPTLMHHLEHVHVASDRDLVDVRFPVQYVVRPKSDDFHDYRGYAGMVAGGVLKKGDEVVALPSGMTSKIAGIDLFDNEIDQAFPPMSVTVRLEDDVDVSRGDMIARVNNAPKPSQDIDAMVCWMTNEPLRPRQKLAIKHTTRTGRALVKDIQYRLDINTLHRDQETKELGVNEIGRVQLRTTVPLLCDPYSKNRTTGSFILIDEATGVTVGAGMINSGS
- a CDS encoding IclR family transcriptional regulator translates to MVDQVDLDTVLGKAVTILRAFRADDQALPLAELVRRTGLHKATVHRLAGELVSVRLLDRVERGYRLSGGLFELGMRASVERSLIEVAMPFLQDLYERTHETVHLGIHEGHEVVYVVKIGGHRQASAPSRPGGRMPLHCTAIGKALLAWAGDDFRQEVLSGPLPRRTPRTVVAPGLLRRQLTAVVERGVAFEHEESAVGLACVAAPVLDSHDQPLAAVSITGPVTRFRPEAHADEVRAAAAGIAATIARRQALA
- a CDS encoding HAD family hydrolase, which produces MTWQPKLVALDVDGCLLEWEPGTDKSSEFVAPAVREAVARVVRTGVPVVLASGRSPLGLVDVARLVDLPEPGWVVGSNGAVVARTGPLAVVQATTFDARPAVEAVLARFPDAMVAVEEPGLDYRVSREFPRGELSGGSVVTAPSALGARPACRVMVRQPEDDSSSQDLHVLAADLGLTGTDYVANLTSWLDISPAGISKASALAHVASSLGVAAVDVLAIGDGRNDIEMLRWAGRGVAMGQAVQDVHDAADASTLGVGEDGVAVELARWF
- a CDS encoding glucosyl-3-phosphoglycerate synthase, encoding MIDDWATRRTYRWCDWSLADLMAAKAATKVSLVMPARNEAATVGEQVTRIRAALVDTVELLDEIVVIDSDSTDDTASIASDAGAVVHRAADIRPDLGWRSGKGEAMWKSQFVTSGDVIVFMDADLLEWDTHFVPGLLGPLLTEPDVTLVKGFYERPMLEGPSASSYDGGRVTELVARPLIALLFPELRGLVQPLAGEWAVRRDWFAQLSVPTGYAVELAALIDTLRGPGPDAIAQVDLGRRAHSHQALLDLGAMATQILAAVQARVGLPAEGSVDLQQFVPGTDGVAPRTRSVDTVERPPLASLDPTGESA